CAAGAATTATGGACCAATGTCCTTAAActcagaaactcaagaaacttCTAAGACCTCCCATGGTAAAACATGTTTATGACTCAGACTAGCTGCTTGGAACATATGAAGtcttgagcgtaggtattcagactatgccacttggaacgtatgaagccttgggcgtAGGTATTCAGATTGTATCACAGGGCAAGCCATGGATGCAGGTTTTCAGACTACGCTGCTTGAAACGTACaaagccttgagcgtaggtattcAAACTATGTCACTTGAAacatatgaagccttgggcataggtattCATGTTGTATCACATAGCAAGCCCAGGATGCAGGTGTTTAGACTACGCTACTTGAAACGTACAAAGCCTTGAGCGTAGATATTCAGACTATGTCGCTTGGAacatatgaagccttgggcataggtattCAGGTTGTATCACAGGGCAAACCCTAGATGCAGGATCATAATACATCGCTTGGAATGTAagagccttggatgtaggttttcaaattatgccgcttggaatgcatgaagtctTGGGCATAGATTTTCAGACTGTATCGTAAGGCATGCCCTAGATGCGAGTTCAAACTACATTGCTTGGAActcatgaagccttggacacaagTTGTCAGGTTCATGAGTAGTACCGTAAATTCtaggggagtgtcttggagaatgaacaaagaacaagaacaagaacaaaaacaaagaaagtaatcaagaacaagacaacgatCAAAGACTAGGACAAtgatcaagatccaagttctgAAGACAAGAAACCAAAACAATAGTAATAAGGCCCTTAGATTAGAACCAAGGTTGAGACCTCAAAATCCAAGGACAAAGATTCTCAAGATAGATCATATTAAGAACTCACAAGTCAAGAACAGAACCGAAGGATCTAAGTACTTACAATAAGAActagaacaagaaaagaaagagtgtggtaccctagcatatcaagacacgattaagagcctaaaAGTAGGCTACTTAGTGAGCCTTTGTACTCACTCCATGTTTTccacatttttcaggtaaataAGGAGTTGGTCGAGTCGGGAGCGAACTCTAGAGAAAATGTCATAGACAAGCCTCACCCATCGTCCTCCAtccccttttattttaaatattttgtacccgttccttattttttattttaactattctGTGTTTTAACTACTTATGTACGTACactattttgatataatataaatataatgtatattatgctttaaattctatttgttttatttcacgAAAGATTTGCTCGTCTTTTTACACCACCGAGTCATCCAAAGTCAAAGTGTCAATCCATACCTTACATTTGGATCGATGTTATGTGTAttgttatatttatatgttGAGTTTGTGAGCCTTAGCTAAGCCACGATAAAGGTCCATATTTGACTGTTTTAGGTTGACTAATACCACATAGGGATAATTGGAGCGCTTGTGAACTTATCTCGATAAGTTAGAATCTACTTGGTATATAGGATTACGATGCCACTCACTTTGGACCCGTGGCTAGAGAGTACTACTAGGGGAGTTTCGATTGTCCTTAGTGGGGAGCCTGCCTTGTACTATTCTAATCTAGAATGACTTATGAATAAGAAGCATGTTGGGCGCCACTAAGGGAGATCCCTACTAGTACCTAGTAACAGACACGTGTGGAATTATAGAGAGACGTGAGAGGTTACCTGTAGAGAGCGACTCCTCCTCCATACTTGCTACATCCACCCTAGAGCCCGAGATAGATGAATGACCCTGACTTATGTACGGGAAGCACGATGACTAGATAAACCTTATGAGCTAAAACATTGAATAGGAAACTTagataagagcctacaagtagattgtttattgagtatttcctgttttttatttttaaatggatCATTGATGGCTAGTCGCACACAAGAGTGTGCAGGTTTGTGCGGTTAGAAAGGAGACCCGTCCTagaccttttattttatttgtttatgaacTCAGGCAATCGGTTTACaggattttctatttttttttaatgaatttagatgattttttttaatcgcATATAAATGGGCACACGACACAAACCCCAattgcacattttcattttttcactGTGGACGTACATTTGATAGCAAACTTGGATCAgtctaaaattttagaaagttgACCacgttaaattttaaaatagatgaTTATATCACCCTAAAAAATTTCGGTAACGtaacaattaattatattaactaCCAAATATCGGTAATTTAATAATGTATtatcaatgaaaatattaataaaaatttgatgaaatttctagaaaaatatttttaaaaatacttaaaactaaaatgaaatatgttaAACTGGGATCTAAAAAAAGGGGGCATACATGATTCCGTTATGCACGGGGGTAAGAGAAatggtagaaaataaatagggGTGCAGAAAAAACCGAAAATttgaaccaaaccaaaccaaaccaaaccgtCGATCTAATTGTTTGGTTTGAGTTTTTGTTAGTATTCGGAAACCTCATATTGATATTAAAGAAATCTGGATTTTTTCGATTCGATTCAATTTTTGATTAAgaccgaaccgaaccgaaccgaatcAACCGAACCAAGAGTAAATACAAAACCCTACCATCACTCCCCTTCCCAGTCCCCATTCCAATCGGCTCCTTTAGCGTCATCTCCACCAGCCAGCTCTGCCTCTCGTCTTGGCGTCGACGCAATCTCGGCGGCCGCCAGAACCTCTCCGTCTCCCTCCTGATCCGCTCGGCACTAGCCGCCACACGTCTGCCAATGACCGCTGTACGCCGCCTCCTTTGATTAGATCGCTGCAAACGCCCGCCGCACAACGCAACCGGTTGCCGCACACTTCCGTCAATTGGAAACGCGTAGGCCTTCTTCCTGTATTTTGTGCTTGAAAATTTGTGCCAATTTAGGAATTGTGATCTGGGCACTTGACAGTTTTAGTTCATTTGCTCAATTCTGGCTGTAACTTGAATATGATGAGATAACGCTGATGTATGGAAAAACCCATGTTGTGAAAATTGAGTATCACCTTCGTTCTGCAGTATATTAGGACTCTAGGAGGGCGTTTCACTGACTTAGACGTGCTCTTCTTGGGATTGAATTGCAAATTTCTGTACTTGTAAGCCGTATATTTTCATTTGCAATGGTTTTATTGCTTCCTGAATATGAAGGGAGAcgaatttcttcaaatttcgaAGATTGTGAAGAAGAGTGATGAATATTTTGAGCTTTTCATTTTGCGCATAATTTTCTCCCCATTCTCATTCTCGTTTGCTGATTTGTACGTGCTCGAGCCAGGGTATTAAATTGAACTTGAGGAGTTAGATGAGATATGATGTCTGAGGAGACTGGACAGTTGTTGGTGGTATATGATGATCCCTCTGACCAACAATCCTTGTCTTTAGATGAAACCGGCAGCACAGAGGAGTCTCCTGATGAAACCAGGCTGTCCTTGGATTCAAGTAACGATGCAATTCCATATATAGGGCAAAGGTTTCCTACTCATGACTCTGCTTATGAGTTTTATAGTGAATTTGCAAAGAGGTGTGGCTTCTCAATTCGAAGACATCGAACAGAGGGAAAAGATGGGATTGGGAAAGGCCTTACTAGGCGCTATTTCGTTTGCCATCGTGCTGGAAATACACCTATTAAAACGCCGAACGAAAATAAGCCtcaaagaaatagaaaatccTCTCGGTGTGGATGTCAAGCATATATGAGGATAAGCAAAACAATGGAACTAGGACCACCAGAGTGGCGTATCACTGGTTTTGCAAACCACCATAATCATGAATTATTAGAACCAAACCAAGTTCGTTTCCTTCCAGCATATCGAACAATTTCTGAGATAGACAAGGCTCGAATTGTGATGTATGCCAAATCAGGAATTTCTGTGCAGCAAATgatgaggcttatggagctagAAAAAGGCGTGGAGCCAGGATATTTGCCTTTCACTGAGAAGGATGTAAGAAATCTACTTCAAtcatttagaaaattagaTCATGAAGAAGAGAGCATTGACTTATTGAGGATGTGCAGAAACATTAAGGAGAAAGAtccaaacttcaaatttgagtATGTGATTGATTCAAACAACAGGTTAGAGAACATTGCTTGGTCGTATGCCTCGTCCATTCAAGCATATGAGATATTTGGTGATGCAGTTGTCTTTGATACCACACATCGATTGACTGCATTTGACTTGCCACTTGGTATATGGGTTGGAATTAATAACTATGGCATGCCTTGCTTCTTAAGTTGTGTACTTCTTCGGGAGGAGAATTTGAGATCATTTGCATGGGCTTTAAAGGTACTagagtttaaaaattatctcTTCTTCAATCAGTGTGTTATATTGACTATGTAACATTTTTGGGTAACTATAATATTACCAATTTTTATCTTCCAACTCTCGAAAAATCAGAATTCTCAATAGTAACACAATTAGTAGAACATCTATTTAAATAGGTCACCACTctgattttatttgtttgtttgtttctacTGTGCTATGCAAGGTTTTTATAGGGTTCATGAATGGAAAGGCTCCACAGACAATATTAACTGACCAAAATGTGTGTCTCAAAGATGCAATAGCAGTCGAATTGCCAACTACTAAGCATGCACTCTGTATTTGGATGATTGTGGCGAAGTTTCCATCATGGTTTAATGCTGTTCTTGGAGACCGTTATAACGAGTGGAAAAGTGAATTCTGTCGACTATATAATCTGGAATCTATTGAGGATTTTGAATTAGGGTGGAGGGATATGGAGAATTCCTTCGGTTTGCACACTAACAGGCATATAGCCAACTTGTACTGCTTGCGATCACTTTGGGCATTACCATTCTTGAGAAGCCATTTCTTCGCTGGAATGACAACAATTGGCCAATCAAAAACAATTAATGCTTTTATTCAGCGATTTTTGAGTGCACAGACTCGACTAGTACAGTTTATTGAACAGGTACGCTGATCTGTCTTACTATTTTTGTTGGATTAAATCTAACTTATTTCGGTAATATTTACCCAAGCTGTTTGTTTGGTCCTCATCAAGCTTCTTGCACCTCCTTTTTGTGATTGAAGTATAGGGCCAATTTGTAGCCTATGATCGAGTGAATTTTGCGCAATCTAGGCAATTAATGGTTGATTTAGAGCtattataaaaagatattGAGTTTAACCTGGGGTATGCTAGATCCACCAAGTTTCAAAACACTAATTTGAGCAATGTCATTTTTGGCACCAACATACTTTAGACGCATGTTATGTAGTTTTTGGAGTGTGATCAAACACTTGTAAGAATCATCGTGAGACGCTTAGTTATAatgaaggaaacaaaaaatcttAGTCCTATAAGCGAACCTACAGGTAGACATTATACAACAATTACACAAAACAACTGTGAATCAAAGTTctattgatatatatatatatatatatatatatatattattgacaAGTGGGGTAGGACCCTACCCTTTGGCCTTTTGGATCGTGCAAATAGCCTATCTCACTTATCTTTGAGGAAGTTTTTGCATTGCAAGACCATCTCTAAGAGGCAAGAGTTTtacattattaaattttccGTTAGACTCTCCCTATAGACTCCCAAAACATCCCAAGTCTTTACCACTAAAGCCATCACTTAGAGACATTTAACTTTATCTCTTTTccaaaatataatgaatcatAATAGATGAATTTCACTTGATTAAGTGATGACCCTCTGTTGGTAAATTACCAACTAAAGTTGTGTAAAGAGAAATGATGAATgagattggattgaatttttttgtttgagagATCTGTTATTGAGTTTACGGAAcgttttaacttttatttcctTCGTAAGTTAACTCTCATAAAAATACTTAGAAGATCCATGTTTTCAAGGTGTGACCAAGCACTCGTAACCTTCCTTTCTGCTCAGTGGGTCATGTGTCATTTTGCGAATTTAGATTGGTGCTAGCCTTACCTACTTTCTGAATAAATGTTCATGGCAACCATGTCAAGCACTTTAATATAGAATTGAGCACTTGTCTTTCTCATCCATAGCAACCAAAGGACTCGTAAACCTATATATTTGAACTTCACCTCCCTTATCATTTGCTTGAGATGCGCtttggcacttgttccttcTGATATTCTTCCATCGAATCTCGCATGctctctctccctccttcCTTTCCCCAGTGTCTTTCACTTTCCTTGGATTTTCTCTTTGTAGACTCTCCCTTGctccctctttcttcttccttgtttTTCCCTCTAGTTATTAAATATCTTTgcatttgatttttcttcttcctacatacttttttttgttgcttatTTATTGATATCGTGTTTATCGTTTCCTAATTGTTAAAACAATGTTACTTTATGCTAAACATCGCATCGTTGTTTTTGATCTTCTGCTTGGAGTCTGAAAGagacaataaaagaaatacaaagggTCACATAAAAAAAGAGCCAAAGTGATCTCAAGGGCATAACCAAAAGAGGTAGTAAACACTTCAATTAGTGGTATAAGTGGGTTGGTTCCTGACCCTGGCCTATCCAACTCCAAATCCTTCCAAACTAAACTGGTGTTTCTTCTTAGGTTTTATACTTTCAAAAACTGAACTGACCTTAAAAGCTGGGTTTTTTTAAGCTTGCTTGCCATCTCCAATTATGACTAAACAAGAAGGAACAATGTCCATAAAATATGGTTCTGATCCTTGATTGCCTCTTCACATGGCTCACAACACTGATGCTATAGACAACTAAAAACCTTACCTATGGATGCAATTATGGTATTGATTTCTCCTGTGTACCCAGCCAAATGGAGAGTTTTCAATGTTTGAAGCTTTAGAGAATAGATCCTAGAAGATATTGAAATAAAGATGATCATTGAACGAACCATGAGAAATTATGACTTTGACTAATCCAAATTTTGCTTAGCCTCAAGAGAGGCCACCCTTAGGATCAGCGATGTAGATGAAAGATTAATAGACTTCTAGTTAAATCAGGGGTCGttaattcattatttgatTGCTTAGCGTTATGCATTTCATGTATATTTCATATCAGCTTGATTTGGATGGTTTCTCATTTGGCTTTCACGGTTGGTGTGGGTATTAGATTCATCCAATCAATGGATATCATTCAAACATACATAAGTAACTTTATTTCATGTAAGAATGTTTTAATTGTTAGGAGATCATTATGAGGATAGTTTGGATGAAATTGGTTAAGTGTGCTTGTTCAGGTAGCTGTTGGGGTGGATTTTAGAGATCAAGCTGGAGAACAACAAACAATGCAACAAAATCTCCAAAATATCAGTCTCAAAACAGGCGCCCCAATGGAATCGCACGCTGCCACCATCCTCACTCCCTTTGCCTTCTCGAAGCTTCAAGAACAACTCGTGTTGGCAGCCCATTATGCAACGTTTCAAATGGATGATGGCTTTCTTGTGAGACATCATACGAAAGTTGAGGGAGGTCGGAAGGTGTATTGGGTTCCTCGTGAAGGCATCATAAGTTGCAGTTGCCATCAATTTGAGTTCTCTGGAATTCTTTGCCGCCATGCCCTCCGAGTTCTCTCGACTGTGAATTGTTTCCAGATACCCGATAGCTATCTTCCCGTACGATGGAGAAGGATAAGCATGCATTCAGCAAAGCTCCTTCAAAATACTACAAATGACCATGCTGAAAAGATTCAGTTGTTGCAGAGCTTGGTGTCGACTCTTGTAACCGAATCTGCAAAGTCCCAGGAGAGGCTTGATATCGCAACCGAGCAAGTGTCTCTGCTCTTATCTCGCGTGCGGGAACATCCAACATCATTACCAGGTTCGAGGGATGTTTCTTCCCTACACAGGAACTTGTGACCCATGTTGTAAACTAAACCAGGAAAAAGAGTTCAAGGAAACATTGTACATGAAGTGAGACCGATCTGCGATCGGGTTCGGGAGAGGAGACGAATAGGTGAAAGACAGGTCATTTTAAAGGCCGATGAGCTTAGTTTCATGTGCCATTACTGTATGGTATTCAGAAttagcaaaagaaaagaggtgTTGTGCCATCTATTTGCTTAAGAAGGATTATTTTACCTTCTCCACAATTCTGTGATGTAAAGAATTTAGTGTAAGCTTTCCTCTCTTGTACTCATTTGTACACATTTGTACACATTTCCTTCTGTTCTAATTCTCTACTTACAAATTTGCCTACATATTCTTTAGTAATGAAGACACAAAAATTCTAGAGTTCCTCATGACTTCATCTTAACGACCTTACTCTAATCTAAAAATCATTTCATAAGAGAGTGAGTATTAAAATGTTCAATAAGGCACGGATTATATATGCAAACTTTTATACCgaataaaatcaaatgaaattgAGAGTGTAGTGTCTCTTACCCAGGATTTAGATCCGAATATATTCTCTTGCGACATGGTCCATGATGCTTATCGTTTCTAAGAGTGAATACTATCCCATTGACTAACATTTGTTCTTTCAAAACATGTTTAAATGTAGTTTCTTCTAGACTCTATTCTTAGGTTACTTTTTCTCTAGACCCATTGGTTTCTTCACCCAAatggataattttaaaaatgttgatgGTCTTTCATTAGTATACAGGCGGTTTCGTGGTCGTTTGACCTTCATCAATAGGGTTCCATTTTTGTCGAAAATCTTGAGAAACGAGTTGACTAACTTCATTCTGCTACTTTCTTCCGTCATTTGATCAAGACTAATAATATTGCTCTTTCAAACTCGGGATGCAATATACCTTAGTCAATAGAAGCTGATCATCATTCTTACATTGATACAACATGGATACTTTGCTTTGGATCGGTAAAATTGATCCATCGCAAAGTTTCACGTTTCCAATAAACTTCTTATCAAGCTTCTTGAACTTTTCTCGATCTCCTGTGGTTGTTCATTCAGTTGTCTAGGTACCATATGTTGGTCTCCATTTAGTCTTTGTCACCTGTGAGGGGATTCACCATAATCTTCTCTTTATCTTCTCTTTATTGAGCATCAACAAGTTGTACATTTTCTTGGCCAACATCAATGCAAACTCTTTATCCTTTGTGAATGTGATGTTTGCCTCCTCATCACGTTCC
This portion of the Cucurbita pepo subsp. pepo cultivar mu-cu-16 chromosome LG08, ASM280686v2, whole genome shotgun sequence genome encodes:
- the LOC111800227 gene encoding protein FAR1-RELATED SEQUENCE 11-like — protein: MMSEETGQLLVVYDDPSDQQSLSLDETGSTEESPDETRLSLDSSNDAIPYIGQRFPTHDSAYEFYSEFAKRCGFSIRRHRTEGKDGIGKGLTRRYFVCHRAGNTPIKTPNENKPQRNRKSSRCGCQAYMRISKTMELGPPEWRITGFANHHNHELLEPNQVRFLPAYRTISEIDKARIVMYAKSGISVQQMMRLMELEKGVEPGYLPFTEKDVRNLLQSFRKLDHEEESIDLLRMCRNIKEKDPNFKFEYVIDSNNRLENIAWSYASSIQAYEIFGDAVVFDTTHRLTAFDLPLGIWVGINNYGMPCFLSCVLLREENLRSFAWALKVFIGFMNGKAPQTILTDQNVCLKDAIAVELPTTKHALCIWMIVAKFPSWFNAVLGDRYNEWKSEFCRLYNLESIEDFELGWRDMENSFGLHTNRHIANLYCLRSLWALPFLRSHFFAGMTTIGQSKTINAFIQRFLSAQTRLVQFIEQVAVGVDFRDQAGEQQTMQQNLQNISLKTGAPMESHAATILTPFAFSKLQEQLVLAAHYATFQMDDGFLVRHHTKVEGGRKVYWVPREGIISCSCHQFEFSGILCRHALRVLSTVNCFQIPDSYLPVRWRRISMHSAKLLQNTTNDHAEKIQLLQSLVSTLVTESAKSQERLDIATEQVSLLLSRVREHPTSLPGSRDVSSLHRNL